The following proteins come from a genomic window of Pelagicoccus albus:
- a CDS encoding SRPBCC family protein, with protein sequence MPPSIERRLYKEYEIHAAVSDVWIAWTTEDGVRSFFSETCHIGESPGDPYEIYFNMDVAEGLRGSEGCKILRKEPHRRFAFTWNAPPHLEQVRNQYTVVEIRFSPLDNEKTKMTFVHEGWGEGEQWDQAYSYFERAWFELVIPKLEKFAKGEDPWS encoded by the coding sequence ATGCCTCCTTCTATCGAACGTAGACTCTACAAGGAGTACGAGATCCATGCCGCCGTATCCGATGTTTGGATAGCGTGGACGACCGAAGACGGAGTGCGCTCCTTTTTTTCCGAGACTTGCCACATAGGCGAGTCTCCCGGTGATCCATATGAAATCTATTTCAATATGGATGTCGCAGAGGGCCTTCGAGGCTCGGAAGGTTGTAAGATCCTTCGCAAAGAGCCACACCGAAGATTCGCATTCACATGGAACGCGCCTCCCCATCTCGAACAGGTCCGCAACCAATACACAGTCGTGGAAATACGCTTTTCCCCGTTGGATAACGAGAAAACCAAAATGACTTTTGTCCACGAAGGCTGGGGAGAGGGAGAACAGTGGGATCAGGCTTACAGCTATTTCGAGCGAGCCTGGTTCGAATTGGTAATCCCAAAGCTCGAAAAATTTGCCAAAGGCGAAGATCCATGGTCCTAG
- a CDS encoding Fur family transcriptional regulator produces the protein MNSEVKTEILHQKLAASGLRSTRQREVVYDAIITKRDHPTADEIFARAKQEMPTISLATVYNCLDTLVQCDLVKQVHLERESTRYCPNLTEHAHFHDNESGTIYDVQLDPATISQLANLLPAGFDVSSIDITFRGKAAQ, from the coding sequence ATGAACAGCGAAGTCAAAACCGAGATCCTCCACCAGAAGCTTGCCGCTTCCGGGCTTCGATCGACCCGCCAACGCGAAGTCGTCTACGATGCGATAATCACCAAACGCGACCATCCGACTGCCGATGAGATTTTCGCTCGGGCCAAGCAAGAGATGCCAACCATTTCACTCGCCACCGTATACAACTGTTTGGACACCTTGGTGCAGTGCGATCTGGTGAAACAAGTGCACCTGGAGCGGGAATCGACTCGCTACTGCCCTAACCTTACTGAGCACGCTCACTTCCACGATAACGAAAGCGGCACCATCTACGACGTGCAGCTCGACCCAGCCACGATCTCCCAGCTCGCAAACCTATTGCCCGCAGGATTCGACGTGAGCTCCATCGACATAACCTTCCGCGGCAAGGCTGCCCAGTAG
- the sufD gene encoding Fe-S cluster assembly protein SufD, which translates to MSSLTEETSTSESSDAVAPIREAFNRHVEDLDTAPSWWKTAKAESFETFAKLPAPNRSMESWRFAKLKGLELSDIQFAALPSISDAASLVEKSNFLDNYAGRFVFGDDQTLQADRISPELAEKGVIWAPFREAITKHADIMKDYFMKQEADLGSEKFAALHQAFLENGALLYVPKGVEIEEAFIVYNWSINAGSAIFPHTLIITEDFAKVKVVEANLSASEDAAAFSCGVNHIFAGVGSTVDYTLLQNFNEKTLGFQINSNIAGRDSNVKTISVNVGCQRYRSETHGQIKGPGSKVEMLSLAVADNEQEIDQRTLQTHSAANAVSDLLFKNALIDDARTIFSGLIKVDPGAQQTDAYQTNRNLLLSNTAEANSLPGLEIDANDVKCSHGATTSQIEDDEIFYMLARGIPRAKAQELIVYGFFEEILERIECPTVAENARQIIQAKFKKRLAKQSQAKS; encoded by the coding sequence GTGAGCTCACTAACAGAAGAAACATCAACGAGCGAAAGCAGCGACGCGGTCGCTCCGATCAGGGAAGCCTTCAACAGACATGTCGAAGACCTCGACACCGCTCCCTCATGGTGGAAAACGGCCAAGGCCGAGTCTTTCGAGACCTTCGCCAAACTGCCCGCCCCAAATCGAAGCATGGAGAGCTGGCGCTTCGCCAAGCTCAAAGGGCTCGAGCTGAGCGACATTCAGTTTGCCGCCCTGCCAAGCATCAGCGACGCAGCGTCCCTCGTGGAAAAGTCAAATTTCTTGGACAACTACGCCGGACGGTTCGTATTCGGAGACGACCAAACCTTGCAAGCGGACCGCATCTCTCCGGAACTTGCGGAAAAAGGCGTTATCTGGGCCCCATTCCGTGAAGCCATCACCAAGCACGCCGACATCATGAAGGACTACTTCATGAAGCAGGAAGCAGATCTCGGTTCGGAAAAGTTCGCCGCCCTCCATCAGGCCTTCCTGGAAAACGGCGCCCTACTCTACGTGCCGAAAGGCGTGGAAATCGAAGAGGCGTTCATCGTCTACAACTGGAGCATCAACGCGGGCTCCGCCATTTTCCCGCACACCTTGATCATCACCGAAGACTTCGCGAAGGTCAAAGTAGTCGAAGCTAATCTCTCTGCCAGCGAAGACGCAGCCGCGTTCTCCTGCGGAGTGAACCACATATTCGCCGGAGTTGGCTCAACCGTGGACTACACGCTGTTGCAAAACTTCAACGAGAAGACCCTTGGTTTCCAGATCAATTCCAACATCGCCGGTCGCGACTCCAACGTAAAAACCATCAGTGTAAACGTAGGCTGCCAACGCTACCGCTCCGAGACACACGGCCAAATCAAAGGCCCTGGCTCCAAGGTGGAAATGCTCTCCCTCGCCGTAGCGGACAACGAGCAGGAAATCGATCAGCGTACCTTGCAAACCCACTCCGCCGCCAACGCGGTTTCGGATCTGCTCTTCAAAAACGCTCTCATCGACGACGCTCGCACCATATTCTCAGGTTTGATCAAGGTCGACCCGGGAGCCCAACAGACCGACGCTTACCAGACCAACCGCAACCTATTGCTCAGCAACACAGCGGAAGCCAATTCGCTGCCAGGTCTGGAGATCGACGCCAATGACGTGAAGTGCAGTCACGGGGCGACAACATCCCAAATCGAGGATGACGAGATCTTCTACATGCTGGCCCGCGGAATCCCACGCGCCAAAGCCCAAGAGTTGATCGTTTACGGCTTCTTCGAGGAAATCCTCGAACGTATCGAATGTCCGACCGTGGCAGAGAACGCCCGCCAGATCATCCAGGCGAAGTTTAAGAAACGCCTCGCCAAACAGTCACAAGCAAAGAGCTAA
- a CDS encoding NCS2 family permease — MKWIAKGDWDGFFGLGLNNFVNLLLIINLSTFVLGFSPEFVATRVLPGLGMGLIFGNVFYAWQAKSLATRTNRNDVCALPYGINLLPIFFFTFYVMAPAQQIALSNGASKEEADHIAWMAGVVACFGSGLIEVVGAFFVHHLRKVAARAALLSALASVGLFFIAADYAFRSYAFPLVGLSTLFLVLYFYYGSVTIKWRIPGGLIVLIFGIAIAWISHAFGMESPVASLSESSIPLGLYLPLPYGLEAFASPERLLGFAAVMIPMGLMNVVGSMQALESAAAAGDSFAPRSSLIVNGLGTLVAGGLGAPFPTTLFIGHAGWKEIGARSGYSLINGVVMGVLCFSGLIGFLSSYVPIEAGMAILIWIGITIGTQAFAAVPKRHIPAVAVGLIPGIGAFAALVAKRVLSGAGYGAEGIPYSSELLNHLAIEGGFFAKGVFALEQGWLYASIVLASIMVAFIDRKFSAALSWLGTAAVLSALGILHNFQVLDTDITTGLGPVWGTVAGYASAILVLVLVKVFLIEKEPVVAAKVEKATGEDRSSVILAKGNVETT, encoded by the coding sequence ATGAAGTGGATCGCCAAGGGAGATTGGGACGGTTTCTTCGGTCTCGGACTAAACAATTTCGTAAACCTGCTGCTTATCATAAATCTGAGTACCTTTGTTCTCGGATTTAGCCCGGAGTTTGTGGCGACTCGTGTTCTGCCAGGGCTGGGCATGGGCTTGATCTTCGGAAATGTTTTCTACGCTTGGCAGGCTAAGTCTTTGGCGACCCGGACTAATCGCAATGACGTCTGCGCTCTGCCTTACGGCATTAATCTTCTGCCCATCTTTTTCTTTACCTTCTACGTGATGGCTCCGGCTCAGCAAATCGCATTGTCGAATGGAGCTAGTAAGGAAGAGGCGGATCATATCGCGTGGATGGCAGGAGTTGTAGCCTGTTTTGGATCCGGACTTATCGAAGTAGTCGGCGCCTTCTTCGTGCACCACCTGCGCAAGGTTGCGGCGCGAGCAGCTCTGCTATCGGCCTTGGCCTCCGTGGGACTGTTCTTCATCGCAGCGGACTATGCCTTTCGTTCTTATGCATTCCCGTTGGTGGGACTCTCGACGCTGTTTCTAGTACTCTATTTCTATTATGGCTCGGTGACCATCAAATGGAGAATTCCCGGCGGATTGATTGTGCTCATATTCGGGATCGCAATTGCCTGGATTAGCCATGCCTTTGGAATGGAGAGTCCGGTCGCTTCGCTCAGCGAGTCCAGCATACCATTAGGCTTGTATTTGCCGTTGCCCTACGGTTTGGAGGCGTTTGCCTCACCCGAACGCTTGCTCGGCTTCGCGGCGGTGATGATACCCATGGGACTGATGAATGTCGTTGGATCAATGCAAGCCCTGGAGTCCGCGGCTGCGGCAGGGGACAGTTTTGCTCCCCGTTCTTCGCTAATTGTGAATGGCCTTGGAACCTTGGTCGCAGGAGGCTTAGGCGCTCCATTTCCGACTACACTTTTTATTGGGCATGCGGGTTGGAAAGAGATTGGGGCAAGGTCAGGCTATTCGTTAATCAATGGGGTAGTGATGGGAGTTTTGTGTTTCTCGGGGCTAATTGGATTTCTCTCCTCTTATGTGCCGATCGAAGCGGGAATGGCTATCTTGATTTGGATCGGAATTACCATTGGCACCCAGGCTTTCGCGGCGGTGCCTAAACGTCATATACCGGCCGTCGCGGTGGGACTCATTCCCGGGATTGGCGCTTTCGCGGCTCTGGTGGCCAAACGAGTACTCAGTGGAGCTGGCTATGGAGCCGAGGGTATACCGTATTCTTCGGAGTTATTGAACCACCTCGCGATCGAAGGCGGCTTTTTTGCCAAAGGCGTTTTCGCTCTCGAGCAAGGTTGGCTCTACGCCTCTATCGTATTGGCTTCGATTATGGTGGCTTTCATCGATCGAAAATTCTCTGCGGCCTTAAGTTGGCTTGGAACGGCGGCGGTTTTATCTGCTCTGGGTATCCTTCACAACTTCCAAGTTTTGGATACAGATATAACGACTGGACTTGGTCCAGTGTGGGGAACTGTAGCCGGTTATGCGTCAGCTATCTTAGTGCTCGTTCTCGTCAAAGTTTTCTTGATCGAAAAAGAACCGGTCGTTGCCGCGAAAGTGGAGAAGGCAACGGGCGAAGATCGCTCCAGCGTTATACTCGCGAAAGGAAACGTAGAAACGACTTAG
- a CDS encoding cytochrome P450 translates to MPTKSLPEIPSYELDFAGYSASEETELDSFDHLSAYRKLGPIYTVQFRGEKWICLGGMEANDVAWRNPDMWDYHSALSPFRDVMGDRHVTQMDGKPHRRKRRQLKPGFAMSAIGRWIPSIDGVLKSRLADIEGQQTSLADFFMSALTCANSKTVLQAPLSEEAIKVFIRFEESFIGATVWEKSRRDAFYASEAFLADKNFVFNLLAELVKERIARLPEKAEDNFSEVLSLTLEDNDGQVDLQELVSEAYLLLMAGTGNTAKLLNCGLQHILADDDLQAELRKELEGYGPESFARGMEAFPKLKATIMEIERMFPAAPVLARTVATPFEFMGYPLEKGDKVLHMQTLPHFLEEIYEDPYTFKPARWLEKKYPKKSQGTFGGSTHICLGMNLARVHMPIALANILANYDLEQTSESDIKVNLNYGVPQVSDISGRFVARSK, encoded by the coding sequence GTGCCAACAAAATCTCTACCCGAAATTCCCTCCTACGAGCTAGATTTCGCTGGGTACTCAGCGAGCGAGGAGACAGAGCTCGATTCTTTCGATCACCTTTCCGCCTATCGGAAGTTGGGACCGATTTACACGGTCCAATTTCGCGGCGAGAAGTGGATTTGTCTCGGTGGAATGGAGGCAAACGATGTAGCGTGGAGAAATCCGGACATGTGGGACTACCATTCGGCTTTGTCTCCTTTTAGAGACGTTATGGGCGATCGGCACGTTACTCAAATGGATGGCAAACCGCACCGGCGTAAGCGTCGTCAACTCAAGCCAGGATTCGCCATGAGCGCCATCGGGCGTTGGATTCCAAGTATTGATGGAGTCCTCAAATCGAGATTGGCCGATATCGAAGGCCAGCAGACCTCATTGGCTGACTTTTTCATGAGCGCCCTCACTTGCGCAAACTCCAAGACGGTTTTGCAAGCGCCCCTCAGCGAGGAGGCAATCAAGGTCTTTATCCGTTTTGAGGAGAGTTTTATCGGAGCCACAGTTTGGGAGAAATCGCGTCGGGACGCGTTCTACGCCAGCGAAGCGTTTCTGGCCGACAAGAACTTTGTTTTCAACCTCTTGGCAGAGCTTGTGAAGGAGCGCATTGCTCGATTGCCCGAGAAGGCAGAGGACAATTTCTCGGAAGTGTTATCTTTGACTTTAGAAGACAACGATGGGCAGGTAGACCTGCAGGAGCTGGTTTCCGAGGCTTACCTGCTGCTTATGGCAGGTACCGGGAACACCGCAAAACTTCTAAACTGCGGCTTGCAGCACATCTTAGCGGACGACGATCTGCAGGCAGAGCTTCGGAAGGAGTTGGAGGGGTATGGGCCCGAATCCTTTGCTCGGGGCATGGAAGCTTTTCCGAAGCTCAAAGCGACCATTATGGAAATCGAGAGGATGTTCCCTGCGGCGCCTGTTCTCGCACGCACGGTCGCAACTCCGTTCGAATTTATGGGTTACCCGCTAGAGAAGGGCGACAAGGTTCTCCACATGCAGACGCTGCCCCATTTTTTGGAGGAGATTTATGAGGATCCTTACACCTTCAAGCCAGCTCGGTGGCTCGAAAAGAAATATCCAAAGAAGAGCCAAGGCACCTTTGGCGGGAGTACCCATATTTGTTTGGGAATGAATCTCGCCCGCGTTCATATGCCGATAGCCCTTGCGAATATCCTGGCGAATTACGATTTGGAGCAAACCTCGGAGAGCGACATTAAGGTGAATCTTAACTACGGGGTTCCGCAAGTATCCGATATTTCAGGACGTTTCGTGGCTCGTTCCAAATAA
- the odhB gene encoding 2-oxoglutarate dehydrogenase complex dihydrolipoyllysine-residue succinyltransferase: MATEVIVPALGESITSGIIAAWNVKEGDYVEKDQVLYELETDKITSEGLAEVAGVVSLKAEEGDEVDIGAVIATIDESASAPAGGSSEKSESTAAPAENETPEKKSDAVSPAVRRIAEEENIDPASVSGTGKDGRVTKGDMLKAQPTSRMPAEKSEAPAPKPAAKAPAPTGERTTRKRMTPLRAKIAERLVAAQQEAAMLTTFNEVDMTAVMGLRKQYQDAFVKKNGVKLGFMSLFVKAVVNALQEVPGINAQIDGNDIVQNHFYDIGIAVSTPKGLMVPVVRDCDQLGLAEIEKEIINYATKARDGKISIDDLSGGVFTITNGGIFGSMLSTPILNAPQSGILGMHTIQQRPVAVDGKVDIRPMMYLAVSYDHRIVDGKEAVTFLVKVKQALEDPARLLLGV, from the coding sequence ATGGCAACTGAAGTAATAGTGCCCGCCCTCGGCGAATCTATCACGTCCGGCATCATCGCCGCGTGGAACGTAAAAGAAGGAGACTACGTCGAAAAAGACCAAGTCCTATACGAACTGGAAACTGACAAAATCACTTCCGAAGGGCTCGCTGAAGTAGCAGGCGTCGTATCCCTGAAAGCCGAAGAAGGTGACGAAGTAGATATCGGAGCCGTTATCGCGACGATTGACGAATCCGCCTCCGCTCCAGCAGGCGGAAGCTCCGAAAAGAGCGAATCAACGGCCGCTCCCGCGGAAAATGAGACTCCCGAGAAAAAGTCCGACGCCGTATCCCCGGCTGTTCGTCGCATTGCCGAAGAGGAAAACATCGACCCAGCCAGCGTTTCAGGTACCGGAAAAGACGGGCGCGTTACCAAGGGCGACATGCTAAAGGCTCAGCCAACTTCCCGCATGCCAGCGGAGAAATCAGAAGCTCCTGCTCCAAAGCCTGCGGCCAAAGCTCCAGCGCCAACGGGTGAGCGTACGACTCGCAAGCGCATGACTCCGCTCCGTGCCAAGATCGCCGAAAGGCTCGTCGCGGCTCAGCAGGAAGCCGCCATGCTTACCACTTTCAACGAAGTCGACATGACCGCCGTTATGGGGCTGCGTAAGCAATATCAAGATGCCTTCGTAAAGAAGAACGGGGTGAAACTCGGTTTCATGTCTCTCTTCGTGAAGGCAGTCGTCAATGCGCTGCAGGAAGTTCCCGGTATCAACGCTCAGATCGACGGAAACGATATCGTACAAAATCACTTCTATGACATCGGTATCGCAGTCTCCACGCCGAAAGGCCTGATGGTACCGGTCGTACGCGATTGCGACCAGCTAGGTCTCGCGGAAATCGAAAAGGAAATCATCAACTACGCGACCAAAGCGCGTGACGGAAAGATCAGCATCGATGACCTTTCGGGCGGCGTATTCACAATTACAAACGGAGGTATTTTCGGCTCCATGCTTTCCACACCGATCCTGAATGCTCCACAAAGCGGCATTCTCGGCATGCACACGATCCAGCAACGTCCGGTCGCCGTGGATGGTAAGGTAGATATCCGCCCCATGATGTACCTAGCCGTATCCTACGATCATCGCATCGTGGACGGAAAGGAAGCAGTCACCTTCCTCGTTAAAGTTAAGCAAGCCCTGGAAGACCCAGCTCGCCTACTCCTCGGAGTCTAG
- the sufC gene encoding Fe-S cluster assembly ATPase SufC, whose amino-acid sequence MSNTLEIKNLNVSIGDKQILKDFSLTVPKGEVHAIMGPNGTGKSTLAKAMAGHPDYEVTSGEVIIDGEDIMEMEADERARAGLFLAFQYPMEIPGVTIANFIRAALNARLPDDEELNAPDYYKALYEKMDLLKIDRKFTSRSVNDGFSGGEKKRCEILQMAMLDPKYAVLDETDSGLDIDALKIVSEGVNSMRGPNLGALVITHYQRLLDYIVPDVVHVMYDGRIVKSGPKELALELESKGYEWVKELAAETVAS is encoded by the coding sequence ATGAGCAACACACTAGAAATCAAAAACCTCAACGTTAGCATCGGCGACAAGCAGATCCTCAAGGACTTCAGCCTCACCGTTCCCAAAGGCGAAGTACACGCCATCATGGGACCGAACGGTACTGGCAAAAGCACCCTGGCCAAGGCCATGGCGGGCCACCCTGACTACGAAGTCACCAGCGGCGAGGTAATCATAGATGGTGAAGACATCATGGAAATGGAAGCCGACGAGCGTGCCAGAGCGGGTCTTTTCCTCGCCTTCCAATATCCAATGGAAATACCAGGCGTAACGATCGCCAATTTCATCCGCGCTGCCTTGAACGCTCGCTTGCCAGACGACGAAGAGCTGAACGCTCCGGACTACTACAAGGCACTCTATGAGAAGATGGATCTCCTCAAAATCGACCGCAAGTTCACCTCCCGTTCTGTAAACGATGGTTTCTCTGGCGGTGAAAAGAAGCGCTGCGAAATCCTGCAGATGGCGATGCTCGATCCGAAATACGCGGTATTGGACGAAACCGACTCCGGACTCGATATCGACGCCCTCAAGATTGTTTCCGAAGGCGTTAATTCCATGCGCGGCCCGAACCTCGGAGCACTCGTCATCACTCACTACCAACGTCTTCTCGACTACATCGTACCAGACGTCGTTCACGTCATGTACGACGGCCGCATCGTCAAGAGCGGTCCGAAGGAGCTCGCACTAGAGCTCGAAAGCAAGGGCTACGAGTGGGTCAAGGAATTGGCCGCTGAAACAGTCGCGTCCTAA
- the lpdA gene encoding dihydrolipoyl dehydrogenase, whose amino-acid sequence MSESSNNQFEVAIIGGGPGGYVAAIRCAQLGLKTALVEKRKTLGGTCLNVGCIPSKALLHTSEQFVFAAHHAAEAGVEIDGQVSLNLETVMKKKDKVVQQLTGGVDMLVKKRGITRFDGHGKLLGDGKIAIDDKEEITAKNIILATGSSVVDLPFLPQDGETIVSSDQAIAFDSVPENLVVIGAGAIGLELGSVWARYGSKVTVVEFLPKVAAGYDDDVSKLLERSFKKQGLSIHTNTKVTGTKEIDGKLNVVAEKKGKELTFPADKVLVAVGRKPYTENLGLDSVGITPTDRGFIEIDDHFKTSADGIFAIGDIVRGPMLAHKAEEEGVAIAEMIAGKAGHVNYDVIPNVIYTEPEVAGVGITEAQAKDKGIAVKVGKFPLTGNGRAIASDATDGMVKIIACAETDKILGGQIVAKGASEMISEIVTHMEYGGSAEDLGRTVHAHPTISEAIKEAGLAVDKAAIHSL is encoded by the coding sequence ATGTCCGAATCATCCAATAATCAGTTCGAAGTTGCCATCATCGGTGGCGGTCCTGGCGGCTACGTCGCCGCAATTCGCTGCGCTCAGCTCGGTTTGAAAACAGCTCTCGTTGAAAAGCGAAAGACCTTGGGCGGCACCTGCCTAAACGTCGGATGCATTCCGAGCAAAGCCCTCCTTCACACCAGCGAACAATTTGTTTTTGCGGCCCATCACGCTGCGGAAGCAGGAGTAGAGATAGATGGACAAGTATCCCTCAATCTCGAAACGGTCATGAAAAAGAAGGACAAGGTGGTCCAGCAACTCACCGGTGGAGTAGACATGCTAGTCAAGAAGCGCGGGATCACACGTTTCGATGGACACGGAAAATTGCTCGGTGACGGCAAGATCGCAATTGACGACAAAGAGGAGATCACCGCTAAGAATATTATTCTAGCGACTGGCTCATCAGTGGTCGACCTTCCCTTTCTGCCGCAGGACGGCGAGACTATCGTTTCCTCGGATCAGGCCATCGCCTTCGATTCCGTTCCGGAAAACCTCGTTGTAATCGGTGCGGGCGCCATCGGACTGGAGCTCGGCTCCGTCTGGGCTCGCTACGGATCGAAAGTCACCGTGGTCGAGTTTCTTCCCAAAGTGGCTGCTGGTTACGATGACGATGTATCCAAACTTTTGGAACGCTCTTTCAAGAAACAAGGTTTGAGCATCCATACTAACACCAAGGTAACCGGTACTAAAGAAATCGACGGGAAGCTTAACGTCGTGGCAGAAAAGAAGGGCAAGGAGCTCACCTTCCCCGCCGACAAAGTCCTCGTGGCAGTCGGGCGTAAGCCGTACACCGAAAACCTCGGTCTCGACTCGGTTGGCATCACTCCCACCGACCGCGGCTTCATCGAAATCGATGACCACTTCAAGACTTCCGCCGATGGCATTTTCGCGATTGGCGATATCGTTCGCGGCCCCATGCTAGCACACAAGGCTGAGGAAGAGGGCGTCGCGATAGCTGAAATGATCGCCGGCAAGGCGGGACACGTTAACTACGACGTGATTCCAAACGTCATTTACACCGAACCTGAGGTTGCCGGCGTGGGAATCACCGAAGCCCAAGCGAAGGATAAGGGGATCGCCGTTAAGGTCGGAAAGTTCCCGCTCACCGGAAACGGACGAGCCATCGCTTCGGATGCCACCGATGGAATGGTTAAGATCATCGCCTGCGCTGAGACTGACAAAATTCTGGGCGGGCAGATCGTCGCCAAGGGAGCCAGCGAGATGATCTCGGAAATCGTGACTCACATGGAATACGGCGGCAGTGCCGAGGACCTTGGCAGAACCGTCCACGCCCACCCAACTATCTCCGAAGCGATCAAGGAAGCGGGTCTCGCCGTAGACAAGGCGGCGATTCACAGCCTGTAG
- a CDS encoding MOSC domain-containing protein, with the protein MSQHATLDFLDAHRDWVLDAPKDDAPILTLCVRPNEGEREFVKTLSLDPEQGVVGDRWIRKTWIYTPDGKPDPRIQVCILGSRVLQLIRRDPDGMTYPGDNIIADMDFSEMNMPVGQLLQVGSAVIEVSDVFNTACSKWNVRHGKESIKWINLPENKPHRLRGVLCKVVKAGEVSLTDKIRKVCS; encoded by the coding sequence ATGTCACAGCACGCTACTCTCGATTTTCTCGACGCCCACCGCGATTGGGTTTTGGACGCTCCCAAAGATGACGCTCCAATACTTACTTTGTGCGTGCGGCCAAACGAGGGTGAGCGTGAATTTGTGAAAACCTTAAGCCTAGACCCCGAGCAAGGGGTCGTAGGCGATCGTTGGATACGTAAAACCTGGATCTACACTCCGGATGGAAAGCCTGATCCGCGCATACAAGTCTGCATCCTAGGATCCCGAGTACTACAGCTCATCCGCCGCGATCCGGACGGAATGACCTATCCGGGTGACAACATCATCGCAGACATGGATTTCTCCGAGATGAACATGCCGGTAGGACAGCTTCTGCAAGTCGGATCCGCCGTCATCGAAGTGTCAGACGTTTTCAATACAGCTTGTTCCAAGTGGAACGTGCGCCATGGGAAGGAATCCATAAAATGGATCAACTTGCCCGAGAACAAACCGCACCGCTTGCGGGGTGTGCTTTGCAAAGTCGTAAAGGCCGGTGAAGTCAGCCTGACCGACAAGATTCGCAAAGTTTGCTCCTAA
- the sufB gene encoding Fe-S cluster assembly protein SufB — translation MVTPNSEIEVDRDKGNFRYTESHKYDAGIGLDEKVIDYICDAKGEPDWIRDFRKRALKVFESKPLPTNWATKDLEVIDFDKIRYYLAGEKRASKSWDDVPDDVKQTFERLGIPENERKFLAGVEAQFDSEAAYSNIKESVGKQGVIFMGSTEALIEHPEIFKKWFGKVIPTGDNKFSALNSAAFSGGSFIYVPPGVKVSHPLQAYFRINAENFGQFERTLIIADEGSEVTYMEGCTAPKFDTATLHSAVVELVAMKGAKIEYVTVQNWASNVFNLVTKRAIAHEDATVKWIDCNIGSRLTMKYPGVVLKGKRARGEVLSIALANDGQHQDTGAKMIHAADETTSNIISKSISVGQGRSTYRGQVHMPKNLRGCKNNTECDALLINDNSRTDTYPAITVRGDRNAVQHEASVSKVSAEQIFYMQQRGLSEGEAMSLSVNGFVNDLTRQFPMEYSVELKRLIELEMEGSVG, via the coding sequence ATGGTTACGCCAAACTCCGAGATCGAAGTAGATCGCGATAAAGGAAATTTTCGCTACACGGAAAGCCACAAGTACGACGCCGGCATTGGACTGGACGAAAAGGTAATCGATTACATCTGTGACGCAAAGGGAGAGCCGGACTGGATCCGCGACTTTCGCAAGCGTGCCCTGAAGGTCTTCGAATCGAAGCCTTTGCCAACCAACTGGGCAACCAAGGATCTCGAAGTAATCGACTTCGACAAGATTCGCTACTACCTCGCAGGTGAAAAGAGAGCCTCAAAGAGTTGGGACGATGTCCCCGACGACGTGAAGCAAACATTCGAACGTCTGGGCATTCCGGAAAACGAGCGTAAGTTCCTGGCGGGCGTCGAAGCCCAATTCGACTCCGAAGCCGCCTACTCCAACATCAAGGAGAGCGTGGGCAAGCAGGGCGTAATCTTCATGGGTTCGACCGAGGCTTTGATCGAGCATCCAGAGATCTTCAAGAAGTGGTTCGGAAAGGTTATCCCAACCGGTGACAACAAGTTTTCCGCCCTCAACTCCGCTGCCTTCTCTGGTGGATCGTTCATCTACGTTCCACCCGGCGTCAAGGTCAGCCATCCGCTGCAAGCCTACTTCCGTATCAACGCGGAGAATTTCGGCCAATTCGAGCGTACGCTAATCATCGCGGACGAAGGCTCGGAAGTCACCTACATGGAAGGCTGCACAGCTCCAAAGTTCGACACCGCCACGCTGCACTCCGCTGTTGTGGAACTTGTCGCCATGAAGGGCGCGAAGATCGAATACGTCACCGTACAGAACTGGGCCTCCAACGTTTTCAATCTCGTGACGAAGCGTGCTATCGCTCACGAAGATGCCACCGTCAAGTGGATCGACTGCAACATCGGCAGCCGCCTGACCATGAAGTACCCGGGCGTAGTCCTAAAGGGCAAGCGAGCTCGCGGCGAGGTTCTCTCCATCGCTCTTGCCAACGACGGACAGCACCAGGACACGGGTGCGAAGATGATTCACGCCGCTGACGAAACGACTAGCAACATCATCTCCAAGTCCATCAGCGTAGGCCAAGGACGCTCCACTTACCGTGGCCAAGTCCACATGCCTAAGAACCTCAGAGGCTGCAAAAACAACACCGAGTGTGACGCCTTGCTGATCAACGACAACTCTCGTACAGACACCTATCCGGCCATCACAGTTCGCGGTGACCGCAATGCGGTGCAGCACGAAGCCTCTGTATCGAAGGTATCCGCCGAGCAGATTTTCTACATGCAGCAACGCGGCTTGAGTGAAGGAGAAGCCATGAGCCTAAGCGTAAATGGATTCGTGAACGACCTGACTCGCCAATTCCCCATGGAGTACAGCGTAGAGCTGAAGCGCCTGATCGAATTGGAAATGGAAGGCTCAGTCGGTTAA